CCCGCGACTGTCGCAGGGCCACGGCAGCATTCTCTTCGTCGGCCCGCACGACCCCTACCTCGCGTACGTGGCGGACGTGCTGCCGAGCCTGGGCGAGGACGGCGTGCTGACCTGCACCCCTCGCGATCTCGTCCCCGAGGGTGCGTCGGCCGTGGCCGAGCGTGACCCGCGGATCGCCGAGCTCAAGGCCGGCACCGCTCTCGTGAACGCGATCGAGCCGGCGGTCGCCCTCTACGAGGAGCCGCCGAAGGTGGAGTGCACCGTCGACACCCCGTGGGGCGAGGTGGACCTCACCGCTCCCGACTGGGCCGAGGCCTTCGCGGCGCCCGGCCCGCACGTGCCGCACAACGAGGCGCGGGGCCTCGTGTGGGAGGCCCTCGCCGAGATCGTCGCGGACCGGCTGTCCCGAGAGGAGGTCGACCTCGACTCCCTCGTGACGGCACTGCGGCGCGACGCCGAGCTCGTCGACACACTCGAACGGTCGTGGGTGATCCTCGAGCCCACCGACGTCGTGGCGGACCTCTGGGCCGTTCCCGCCTACCTGCGCCGATGCGCTCCGGGGCTGCGCGACGAGGACCTGCGCCTGCTGCGACGGGACGAGTCGGTCTCGTGGACGGACGCGGACCTGCCGCTGCTCGACGCCGCGCATGCGCGGCTCGGCGACCCGGGCCACGACCGGACGGAGCAGCGCCGGCACGACGCCCTGGTCGAGCAGCGGACGTCGATGGATCGCGTCGTCGACGACCTGCTCGCCGCGATGGAGCACGACGACGGTGAGGGCTTGTGGAGCTCGCTCCGTCAGGAGGGCCTCCGGGAGGCGCTGGTCGACGAGTCCGCCGTCATCTCGGCCTCGTCCGACGTCCTGTCCGGTCCGTTCGCCCACGTCGTCGTGGACGAGGCCCAGGAGCTGACCGACGCGCAGTGGGCGATGCTGCTGCGCCGCTGCCCCTCGCGCAGCCTCACGGTGGTGGGCGACCGCGCCCAGGCGCGTCGTGGCTTCACCGAGTCCTGGGCCGAGAGGCTCGCGCGGGTCGGCGTTCCGGACGTGCGCGAGTCCACCCTCACCCTCAACTACCGCACGCCGCGCGAGGTCATGGCCGAGGCCGGCCCGGTGATCCGTGCCGCGATCCCCGACGCGAACGTGCCCGAGTCGATCCGCGCCAGCGGCTCCCCCGTCGTCCGCACGAAGGTCAGCGACGTCCCGGCCCTCGTGGATCGGTGGCTGTCCGAGCACGAGGAGGGCGTCGCGTGCGTCATCGGCGACCCGTCGTTCCCCGAGGAGTCGCGCGTGCGCTCACTCTCGCCGACGCTGGTCAAGGGGCTGGAGTTCGACCTCGTCGTGGTGGTCGACCCGGACGGCTGGGGTGAGGACGTAGCGTCGGCCGTCGACCGCTACGTCGCCATGACCCGGACGACGCGCGACCTGGTGATCGCGCGACCGTGACGCTCAGTCCGGGGAGCCGAACTTCCGCAGTAGCGCGGCCAGCGCCGAGAGAGCCACCACGACCCCGCCGTAGACCATCGCGGTGGGCGTCAGCCCGAACTCCCCCACGGCGAATCCGGCCAGGACCGCCGGGACACCGAAGGCGACGTAGCTGGCCACGAAGACCGCGGCGAACAGCTCGCCGCGGCGCTCGGGCGGCGCCAACGGCGTGATCGAGCGCATGACGCCCATGAACGAGGCGCCGAAGCCCGTGCCCGCGAACACGGCGGCCGCGAGGAACCAGGGCAGGCTGCCGGCGGCGAGCGCCACGAGCGTCAGTGCCGTGCCGACCGCGAGGGTGGTGGTGCCGTACAGCGTGACGCGGCGGCCGGACCACCCGCGGGCGACGAAGCACATCGCGGCGCCCGCGCCGTTGATCGCGGTGATGGCCACGCCCTGCGCGACGTGGCTGTCGCCGCCGAGCTCCTGGGCGACCAAGGGGGCGCCGAGCGAGAGGTAGAAGCCGCTCGTGGCCCACCCGGCGATGAGGGCGGGAAGCGCGCGGAGGAACGCGGCGCGGGCCTCGGGAGGCACGCCCACGTTGGGCCGGAGCGAGGCCCAGACGCCCGCTCGCCGGGCCGACGTCTCGGGCGCCACCCACACCAGCAGCGCCATCAGAACGAACAGGCCCGTGAGCACGCCGAAGACCGCGGTGAACGGATCCTCGTCCACGTACTCGAGGACGAGGCCGGCGATCAGGCCTCCCGCGGCCAGTCCGGCCAACGGCGTGACCGAGTTCGCGATCGCACCCCAACCGGGCCGGCTGACGGGCTCGAGGTCGACCACCGCGGCGGACATCGAGGACATCAGGAGCCCGGCGCCGAAGCCCTGGACGACGCGCGCGGCGATGAGCAGGCCGACGGTCTCGGCCTGCCAGAACGCCGTCATGCTGACCGCCAGGACGAGGAGTCCAGCGGTGATGACCGGCCGCCGGCCGAGGTGATCGGACAGGGATCCGGTGAGCAGCAGCGTCACGAGCATCGACACCGCGTAGACCGCGAAGATCAGCGTCATCGTGACCGAGGAGAACCCGATGCGCTCCTGGAGCACCGGGTAGAACGGCGAGGGAGCGCTCGCACCGATCAGGAAGACCGTCAGCGCGACCAGCACCACGACGAACCCCACCTGGCGGCGAACTCGGGTCCGTTCGGTGGGCAGCGCTCTCATGATGGGCCGAGTGTAGGACAGGTCACACCCGGCCCCACCAGCCCCATCCCGCGCGACGCTCAGGCGCCGACGTAGGCCGCCAGGTGCTCCCCGGTGAGCGTGGGCCGCCCGGCCACGAGGTCGGCCGGGGTGCCCTCGAAGACGATCCGCCCGCCGTCGTGACCCGCGCCGGGGCCGAGATCGATGATCCAGTCCGCGTGCGCCATGACGGCCTGGTGGTGCTCGATCACGATGACGGACTTGCCCGACTCGACGAGGCGGTCGAGCAGGCCGAGCAGCTGCTGGACGTCGGCCAGGTGCAGGCCGGACGTGGGCTCGTCGAGGACGTACGTGCCGCCCTTCTCCCCCATGTGGGTGGCCAGCTTGATGCGCTGGCGCTCGCCACCGGAGAGGGTCGACAGCGGCTGGCCCAGGGTCAGGTACCCCAGACCCACGTCCTCGAGGCGGGCCAGGATCCTCGCCGCGGCGGCGACATTCACGCCGTCCTTGCCGAAGAACGCGTGCGCCTCGGCCACCGGCATCGCGAGCACCTCGCTGATGTCGCGCTCCCCCAGCTTGTACTCGAGCACGGCGGCGTCGAACCGGCGGCCCTCGCACACCTCGCACGGCGACTCGACCGTGGCCAGGATGCCAAGGTCGGTGAACACGACGCCCACCCCGTTGCAGTTCGGGCAGGCCCCCTCGGAGTTGGCCGAGAACAGCGCCGGCTTGACGCCGTTCTCCTTCGCGAAGGCCTTGCGGATGGGGTCGAGCAGGCCGGTGTAGGTGGCCGGGTTGCTGCGCCGCGACCCGCGGATCGCGCCCTGGTCGATCGCGACGACGTCGTCGTTCCTCGCGACCGAGCCGTGGATGAGCGAGCTCTTGCCCGACCCCGCGACGCCCGTGACCACCACGAGGACCCCGAGTGGGATGTCGACGTCGACGTCCTGCAGGTTGTGCGAGCTGGCTCCGCGCACCTCGAGCTGGCCCGTGGGGGTGCGCACCGAGTCCTTGACGGTGGCGCGGTCGTCGATGTGGCGCCCCGTGACGGTGTCGCTCGCGCGCAGGCCGTCGAAGGTGCCCTCGAACATGATCTGCCCGCCGCCGCTGCCGGCCGCGGGTCCGAGGTCGACCACGTGGTCGGCGATCGCGATGGCCTCGGGCTTGTGCTCGACCACCAGGACGGTGTTGCCCTTGTCGCGCAGCTGCAGCAGCAGCTCGTTCATCCGGTCGATGTCGTGCGGGTGCAGGCCGACCGTGGGCTCGTCGAAGACGTACGTCACGTCGGTGAGGGACGAGCCGAGATGACGGATCATCTTCGTGCGCTGGGCCTCGCCGCCGGAGAGCGTGCCGGCCGGGCGGTCGAGCGACAGGTAGCCCAGGCCGATCTGGACGAACGAGTCCAGCGTGTCGCCCAGCACCGACAGCAGCGGCGCGACCGACGGCTCGTCGAGCTCGCGCACCCAGGCCGCGAGATCGGTGATCTGCATGGCGCAGGCGTCGGCGATGCTGATGTCCCTGATCTTCGAGGACCGCGCCCCCTCGTTCAGCCGCGTGCCGTCGCACTCCGGGCACGTCTGGAACGTGATCGCGCGGTCGACGAAGGCGCGGATGTGCGGCTGCATCGCCTCGCGGTCCTTCGACAGCATCGACTTCTGGATCTTGGGGATGAGGCCCTCGAAGGTGATGTTGACGCCCTCGACCTTGATCTTGGTGGGCTCCTTGTAGAGCAGGGCGTCGAGTTGCTTCTTCGTGAAGTCCTTGATCGGCTTGTCGCCGGGGAAGAAGTCGCCGTTGCGGTAGATCCGGCCGTACCAGCCCTCCATGGAGTAGCCGGGAATCGTCAGCGCGCCCTCGGCGAGCGACTTCGTCTCGTCGTAGAGGGCCGTGAGGTCGAAGTCGGACACCGCTCCCCTGCCCTCGCAGCGCGGGCACATGCCGCCGGTGATCGAGAACTCGCGGCGCTCCTTCACCGTGCGGCCGCCGGACTCGAACGAGACGGCGCCCGCGCCGCTGACGGACGCCACGTTGAACGAGAAGGCCTGGGGCGACCCGACGTGGGGCTCGCCGAGCCGGCTGAACAGGATGCGCAGCATCGCGTTCGCGTCCGTGGCCGTGCCGACGGTGGAGCGCGGGTCGGATCCCATGCGCTCCTGGTCGACGAGGATCGCGGTGGTGAGACCGTCGAGGACGTCGACGTCCGGGCGGGCCATGGAGGGCATGAAGCCCTGGACGAACGAGCTGTAGGTCTCGTTGATGAGGCGCTGGGACTCCGCGGCGATGGTCCCGAACACCAGGGAGCTCTTGCCCGAGCCGGAGACGCCGGTGAACACCGTGAGGCGCCGCTTCGGCAGCTCGACGCTGACGTCCTTGAGGTTGTTGACCCTGGCGCCGTGGACGCGGATCAGGTCGTGCGTGTCGGCCGGATGGCTCATGCGAAGGTCCTCTCCTGTTCCCTCGCAGAACCTATACCGTGGCCCGGACGAGATTCGACGAAGTTTTTTCTCGAAGGCTGTCGATCTCGGCCGACGCCGTTCGACGTCATGGTGAGAGGACGCAGGGTGCGTCCGGTGAGAGGACCGAAATCATGAAGAAGTACATGCTGATCATGCGGACGACCGACGAGGCCCTCGCGGCGTCGAAGGAGATGGACTTCGAGGAGATCATCAACGCGATGGGCGCCTACAACGAGGCGCTCATGAACGCGGGCGTGATGGCCGGGGGTGACGGTCTCTCCGACCCGTCCGAGGGCTTCGTGGTCGACTTCTCCGCCGAGGAGCCGATCGTCACCGACGGTCCCTACGGCGAGACGCACGAGCTGTTCAACGGCTTCTGGGTCCTGCAGGTCGCCTCGCGCGAGGAGGCCATCGAGTGGGCCAAGCGCTGCCCGCTGGGCCCCGGGTCGAAGCTCGAGGTGCGCCGCGTCACCGACGAGTCCGACTTCGAGGGCTTTGCCGACAACGAGTACGTGCAGAAGGAGGCCGGCTGGCGCGAGCAGCTCGGCAACGCCTGACATGGACGATCTCGCCGCGACCCTCGATGCCGTCTGGCGCATCGAGGGTCCGCGGGTCGTCGCCACGCTCGCCCGCATGACCGGCGACCTCTCCGAGGCCGAGGACCTGGCCCAGGACGCGGTCGCAGAGGCGTTGCGCGTCTGGCCCGAGTCGGGCGTCCCCCGCAACCCGGGTGCCTGGCTCACCACGGTGGCCCGGCGTCGGGCGGTCGACGGCTGGCGGCGCAGGGCGGCCCTCGACGAGCGTCACCACGCCATGGCCCACCAGCTCGAGCAGGACGACGACACGGCGTGGGCGCCGATCGAGGACGACCTGCTGCGCCTCGTCTTCACCGCGTGCCACCCGGTGCTCGCGCGGGAGGCCCAGGTCGCGCTGACCCTGCGCGTCGTGGCCGGCCTGTCCACCACCGAGATCGCGCGCCTGCTGCTCTCCAGCGTCCCGGCGGTGCAGCAGCGCATCGTCCGCGCCAAGCGGACCCTCAGCGAGGCGCGCGTGCCGTTCGAGGAGCCCGACCACACCGAGTGGTCCGCCCGGCTCTCGGCGGTGCTGACCGTGATCTACCTGCTCTACACCGAGGGCTACGCCGCGAGCGCCGGCGACCGCTGGGTCCGCCGCGACCTGGCCCAGGAGGCCCTGCGCCTCGGCCGCGTCGTCGGCCGGCTGCTGCCCGGCGAGCCCGAGATCCACGGGCTCGTCTCACTGATGGAGCTGCAGTCGTCGCGCTTCGCGGCCCGCACGGACCGCCACGGCGATCCGGTGACCCTCGCCGAGCAGGACCGCCGGCTCTGGGACCGCACGCAGATCGCCCGCGGCATCGCGGCGCTCGAGCGTGTCGACGAGCTGGGACGCGGCCGGGGCCCCTACGCGCTGCAGGCCGCCATCGCCGCGTGCCACGCGACGGCCCCGTCGTTCGCCGCCACGGACTGGGAGCGGATCCTGGTGCTCTACGACGCGCTCTCCGCGCTGGTCCCCGGGCCCGTGGTCCGGCTGAATCGGGCTGCCGCGCTCTCGATGACCGAGGGCGGCCTGGAGCCCGCGCTGGCCGAGATCGACCGGATCGACGCCGAGGGCTCGCTCTCGCGCAGCCACCTCGTGGCCAGCACGCGCGCGGACCTCCTGCTCAGGCTGGGACGCACCGCCGAGGCACGCGGCCAGTTCATCGCGGCAGCCGAGCTCGCCGGCAACGACCTGGAGCGGGCCTGGCTGCAGGCGCGCGCCGCGTCGCTGGAGTTCGGCTCCTCCTGACCGGGTCGGTCGATCAGCTGCGATCCATCACGGTGCAGAGGCAGGCCTTGTTGCCCTCGGCGTCCTCCAGCACGACGAAGGACGGCGACTCGGAGTCGTCGAAGACGCGCCCACCCGCAGCCACGCCGGCCTCGATCCGGGAGGGAAGCTGGCCCACCGGAATCCAGATGTCGAGGTGGAAGCACATCGACGGAGCCTCGTTGCGACGCTCGGTGGGCTGGAACCACAGCAGCGGAACCTGGCCCGTGTCGTCGGTGACCTGCTCACCGTCGTAGGCGTTCGCGTCACCGGTGAGCATCGCGGCCCAGAACGGGCCGATCGCGTCCTTGTCCTGGGCGTTGAGCGCGATCTCGACGATGGCCAGGCGCGCGGGATCGGACTCGAACCCCCGCTCCCCCGCCAGGTCGCTGATCGTGCGCGCGAGGTCGAGGTCCCGGTCGGTGATGCCACCGGAGTCGTGGCTGATCAGCGTGATGTCGACGTGGGTGTAGGTGAGCTTCACGTCCGGGTGGTGGTTCGCCGCCTCGGCCGCGGCACCGATGTCGACGACGAACTCCAGGCCCTGGGCGAAGTCGCCGGTGCGGAACCGGGCGTGCAGGCTGTGGACGAGGGGGCGCCAGTCATCCAGGCCG
This genomic interval from Aeromicrobium choanae contains the following:
- the helR gene encoding RNA polymerase recycling motor ATPase HelR, whose protein sequence is MAAVFALPDHLRHKAEPSMIDRDARHFAAMAARLDHAIAQTSDELTEVLRRPGGTGQQALDRDQDVHRLEARLRLLRRYSLDLCLGRVVGTDGTVTYVGRLGLSDGSGDRLLVDWRSPAAAPFFAATPARPMDVESRRRYRWQGGYVVDYWDEVLSPGAATAHLALDDDSAFLTGLAASRSPAMRDVLGTIAADQDAIIRADSAGALVVDGGPGTGKTVVALHRAAYLLYADPRLSQGHGSILFVGPHDPYLAYVADVLPSLGEDGVLTCTPRDLVPEGASAVAERDPRIAELKAGTALVNAIEPAVALYEEPPKVECTVDTPWGEVDLTAPDWAEAFAAPGPHVPHNEARGLVWEALAEIVADRLSREEVDLDSLVTALRRDAELVDTLERSWVILEPTDVVADLWAVPAYLRRCAPGLRDEDLRLLRRDESVSWTDADLPLLDAAHARLGDPGHDRTEQRRHDALVEQRTSMDRVVDDLLAAMEHDDGEGLWSSLRQEGLREALVDESAVISASSDVLSGPFAHVVVDEAQELTDAQWAMLLRRCPSRSLTVVGDRAQARRGFTESWAERLARVGVPDVRESTLTLNYRTPREVMAEAGPVIRAAIPDANVPESIRASGSPVVRTKVSDVPALVDRWLSEHEEGVACVIGDPSFPEESRVRSLSPTLVKGLEFDLVVVVDPDGWGEDVASAVDRYVAMTRTTRDLVIARP
- a CDS encoding MFS transporter; protein product: MRALPTERTRVRRQVGFVVVLVALTVFLIGASAPSPFYPVLQERIGFSSVTMTLIFAVYAVSMLVTLLLTGSLSDHLGRRPVITAGLLVLAVSMTAFWQAETVGLLIAARVVQGFGAGLLMSSMSAAVVDLEPVSRPGWGAIANSVTPLAGLAAGGLIAGLVLEYVDEDPFTAVFGVLTGLFVLMALLVWVAPETSARRAGVWASLRPNVGVPPEARAAFLRALPALIAGWATSGFYLSLGAPLVAQELGGDSHVAQGVAITAINGAGAAMCFVARGWSGRRVTLYGTTTLAVGTALTLVALAAGSLPWFLAAAVFAGTGFGASFMGVMRSITPLAPPERRGELFAAVFVASYVAFGVPAVLAGFAVGEFGLTPTAMVYGGVVVALSALAALLRKFGSPD
- a CDS encoding ATP-binding cassette domain-containing protein, producing MSHPADTHDLIRVHGARVNNLKDVSVELPKRRLTVFTGVSGSGKSSLVFGTIAAESQRLINETYSSFVQGFMPSMARPDVDVLDGLTTAILVDQERMGSDPRSTVGTATDANAMLRILFSRLGEPHVGSPQAFSFNVASVSGAGAVSFESGGRTVKERREFSITGGMCPRCEGRGAVSDFDLTALYDETKSLAEGALTIPGYSMEGWYGRIYRNGDFFPGDKPIKDFTKKQLDALLYKEPTKIKVEGVNITFEGLIPKIQKSMLSKDREAMQPHIRAFVDRAITFQTCPECDGTRLNEGARSSKIRDISIADACAMQITDLAAWVRELDEPSVAPLLSVLGDTLDSFVQIGLGYLSLDRPAGTLSGGEAQRTKMIRHLGSSLTDVTYVFDEPTVGLHPHDIDRMNELLLQLRDKGNTVLVVEHKPEAIAIADHVVDLGPAAGSGGGQIMFEGTFDGLRASDTVTGRHIDDRATVKDSVRTPTGQLEVRGASSHNLQDVDVDIPLGVLVVVTGVAGSGKSSLIHGSVARNDDVVAIDQGAIRGSRRSNPATYTGLLDPIRKAFAKENGVKPALFSANSEGACPNCNGVGVVFTDLGILATVESPCEVCEGRRFDAAVLEYKLGERDISEVLAMPVAEAHAFFGKDGVNVAAAARILARLEDVGLGYLTLGQPLSTLSGGERQRIKLATHMGEKGGTYVLDEPTSGLHLADVQQLLGLLDRLVESGKSVIVIEHHQAVMAHADWIIDLGPGAGHDGGRIVFEGTPADLVAGRPTLTGEHLAAYVGA
- a CDS encoding YciI family protein; its protein translation is MKKYMLIMRTTDEALAASKEMDFEEIINAMGAYNEALMNAGVMAGGDGLSDPSEGFVVDFSAEEPIVTDGPYGETHELFNGFWVLQVASREEAIEWAKRCPLGPGSKLEVRRVTDESDFEGFADNEYVQKEAGWREQLGNA
- a CDS encoding RNA polymerase sigma factor translates to MDDLAATLDAVWRIEGPRVVATLARMTGDLSEAEDLAQDAVAEALRVWPESGVPRNPGAWLTTVARRRAVDGWRRRAALDERHHAMAHQLEQDDDTAWAPIEDDLLRLVFTACHPVLAREAQVALTLRVVAGLSTTEIARLLLSSVPAVQQRIVRAKRTLSEARVPFEEPDHTEWSARLSAVLTVIYLLYTEGYAASAGDRWVRRDLAQEALRLGRVVGRLLPGEPEIHGLVSLMELQSSRFAARTDRHGDPVTLAEQDRRLWDRTQIARGIAALERVDELGRGRGPYALQAAIAACHATAPSFAATDWERILVLYDALSALVPGPVVRLNRAAALSMTEGGLEPALAEIDRIDAEGSLSRSHLVASTRADLLLRLGRTAEARGQFIAAAELAGNDLERAWLQARAASLEFGSS
- a CDS encoding 4a-hydroxytetrahydrobiopterin dehydratase, yielding MSTLDVPTIIAAGLDDWRPLVHSLHARFRTGDFAQGLEFVVDIGAAAEAANHHPDVKLTYTHVDITLISHDSGGITDRDLDLARTISDLAGERGFESDPARLAIVEIALNAQDKDAIGPFWAAMLTGDANAYDGEQVTDDTGQVPLLWFQPTERRNEAPSMCFHLDIWIPVGQLPSRIEAGVAAGGRVFDDSESPSFVVLEDAEGNKACLCTVMDRS